In Vespa crabro chromosome 13, iyVesCrab1.2, whole genome shotgun sequence, one DNA window encodes the following:
- the LOC124428633 gene encoding transcription elongation factor SPT5-like gives MSESEGSNFSDNESDRGGGGSESDQEENRSVSRSRSPSRSLSRSLSRSRSRSRSGSGSEDGDAKADEAEEVRSGDEEAVEPEEEPEGEDLDGSSEYDEEEEEEDDDRPRKKKKKDRFGGFIIDEAEVDDEVEDDEEWEEGAQEIGIVGNEVDELGPTAREIEGRRRGTNLWDSQKEDEIEEYLRKKYADESAAARHFGDGGEEMSDEITQQTLLPGVKDPNLWMIKCRIGEERATVLLLMRKFITYQFSGEPLQIKSVVVPEGVKGYIYIEAYKQPHIKAAIENVGNLRMGIWKQQMVPIKEMTDVLRVVKEQTGLKAKQWVRLKRGIYKDDIAQVDYVDLAQNQVHLKLLPRIDYTRPRGALRTAQSESEALKRRKKRRPPAKPFDPEAIRAIGGEVTSDGDFLIFEGNRYSRKGFLYKNFTTSAIIAEGVKPSLSELERFEEAPEGVEIDLSGTPATGVPAGKEDQAVTHSFSNGDNVEVCEGELINLQGKIVSIDGNIIMVMPKHEELKEALEFQATELRKYFTMGDHVKVVAGRYEGDTGLIVRVEQNRVVLFSDLSMHELEVLPRDLQLCSDMATGVDSLGQFQWGDLVQLDAQTVGVIVRLERENFHVLSMHGKVIEARPQGLTKRRENRNAVALDSQQNSIQKKDIVKVVDGPHAGRGGEIKHLYRSFAFLHSRMFVDNGGIFVCKTRHLQLSGGNKSAITSMSPISGFMSPRIASPMHPSGSGMGRGGGGGGGRGRGRGGGTRRDRELIGTTIKITGGPYKGNVGIVKDATETTARVELHSTCQTISVDRSHIANVGVPTKDGGFSSYSRTPAYTAGGQTPMYARDGSKTPMHGSQTPMYENGSRTPHYGSMTPSHDGSRTPGQSGAWDPTITNTPARTNDFDGYGMEEAGSPGYVSGYPSTGGPFTPQTPGTMYGSEQSFSTYQPSPSPAGSATASPSPAGYVATPSPSGTGYTTSPHGAFATPSPMGYSPMTPGVAGSPYNPQTPGAGLDSGVGSGMIGNSEWHTTDIEVRIRGSHPDPALAGQQGVIRGISAGMCAVFLPVEDRVVNLVCDQLEPVVPSRGDRVKVIVGEEREAVGTLLSIDNQEGVVKLNTDEVKMLHLRFLCKMKSS, from the exons atgtccgaatcggagGGAAGTAATTTTTCTGATAACGAGAGCGATCGCGGCGGTGGAGGTAGTGAAAGCGATCAGGAAGAAAATCGTAGCGTTTCACGGAGTAGAAGTCCTTCCAGATCTCTCTCGAGGAGTCTTTCTAGATCTCGATCCCGTTCTAGATCAGGATCAGG GTCAGAAGATGGAGATGCAAAAGCTGACGAAGCTGAGGAAGTTAGATCTGGCGATGAAGAGGCAGTGGAACCCGAAGAAGAACCAGAAG GTGAAGATTTGGATGGCAGTAGCGAATAtgacgaagaggaagaggaagaagacgatGACAGacctagaaagaaaaagaaaaaagatagatttgGTGGATTTATCATTGATGAAGCTGAAGTAGATGACGAAGTTGAAGATGACGAGGAATGGGAAGAAGGAGCACAAGAAATTGGTATTGTAGGAAACGAAGTAGATGAATTAGGACCTACTGCAAGAGAAATTGAAGGAAGACGTAGAGGAACTAATCTCTGGGA CTCacaaaaagaagacgaaataGAAGAATACTTGAGGAAAAAGTATGCGGACGAATCTGCGGCTGCTCGTCACTTTGGTGACGGAGGTGAAGAGATGAGCGATGAAATAACACAACAAACTTTATTACCTGGAGTTAAAGATCCAAATCTCTGGATGATAAAATGTCGTATCGGGGAAGAAAGAGCAACTGTACTTTTATTAATGCGAAAGTTTATTACGTACCAATTCTCTG GAGAACCGCTCCAAATAAAATCGGTTGTTGTACCTGAAGGTGTAaaaggatatatttatatagaagcCTACAAACAACCGCACATAAAGGCTGCTATCGAAAATGTAGGTAATTTAAGAATGGGTATATGGAAACAACAGATGGTACCAATTAAGGAAATGACTGATGTATTAAGGGTTGTTAAAGAACAAACAGGATTAAAAGCTAAACAATGGGTCAGATTAAAAAGAGGCATTTATAAAGACGATATAGCACAGGTGGATTATGTTGACTTAGCGCAGAATCAAGTACATTTGAAGCTACTCCCAAGAATAGATTATACTCGGCCACGTGGTGCTTTAAGAACGGCACAAAGCGAATCCGAAgctttgaaaagaagaaaaaagagaagaccACCTGCAAAACCATTTGATCCTGAAGCAATTCGAGCTATCGGAGGAGAAGTTACCAGTGACGGAGATTTCTTAATTTTCGAAGGCAATAGATATAGCAGGAAAGG ATTCCTCTACAAGAATTTCACAACGAGTGCTATTATAGCGGAGGGTGTTAAACCGTCTCTTTCCGAACTGGAAAGATTTGAGGAAGCGCCTGAAGGTGTCGAGATAGATTTAAGTGGAACACCGGCAACAGGAGTACCAGCTGGAAAAGAGGATCAAGCTGTGACACATTCATTCAGTAACGGGGATAATGTCGAAGTATGCGAGGGCGAATTGATAAATTTGCAAGGAAAGATAGTTTCGATAGacggaaatataataatggttATGCCAAAACACGAAGAGTTGAAGGAGGCTTTAGAATTTCAAGCAACGGAATTGAGAAAATACTTTACCATGGGCGATCATGTTAAA GTAGTAGCTGGACGATACGAAGGTGATACGGGTTTAATCGTTAGAGTCGAACAAAACAGAGTAGTTTTGTTCTCTGATTTATCAATGCACGAATTAGAAGTTTTACCAAGGGATTTACAATTATGCTCGGACATGGCAACAGGTGTTGATAGTTTAGGCCAATTTCAATGGGGTGATTTGGTTCAACTCGATGCTCAAACAGTCGGCGTTATAGTACGTTTAGAACGTGAAAATTTTCACGTTCTTTCAATGCATGGTAAAGTGATCGAAGCTAGGCCACAGGGTTTAACGAAACGTCGGGAGAATAGAAATGCAGTGGCGTTGGATTCTCAACAAAATTcaatacaaaagaaagatattgttAAAGTGGTCGACGGTCCGCATGCTGGTAGGGGAGGTGAAATAAAACATCTCTATAGAAGTTTCGCATTTTTACATTCGCGAATGTTCGTTGACAATGGAGGAATATTCGTTTGCAAAACGAGACATTTACAGCTTTCTGGTGGAAACAAATCGGCTATTACGTCTATGTCACCAATCTCTGGTTTTATGTCACCAAGAATCGCCTCTCCTATGCATCCCAGTGG aagtGGAATGGGACGAGGaggtggcggcggcggtggtAGAGGCAGAGGTCGTGGTGGAGGTAcaagaagagacagagagttaATAGGAacgactataaaaataactggTGGACCTTATAAAGGAAACGTAGGCATAGTTAAAGATGCTACGGAAACTACTGCGCGCGTAGAACTACACTCAACTTGTCAAACGATATCCGTTGACAGATCTCACATAGCAAACGTAGGTGTACCAACAAAGGACGGTGGTTTCAGCAGTTACAGTCGTACACCAGCCTATACGGCCGGTGGACAAACACCAATGTACGCGAGAGACGGATCGAAAACTCCTATGCACGGATCTCAAACGCCTATGTACGAAA ATGGTTCACGTACGCCTCATTATGGTTCTATGACGCCATCTCACGATGGTTCAAGGACTCCAGGTCAGTCAGGTGCTTGGGATCCTACGATCACCAATACACCAGCGAGAACAAACGACTTCGATGGTTATGGCATGGAAGAAGCTGGTTCGCCAGGATACGTATCTGGTTATCCTTCTACCGGTGGTCCATTTACACCTCAAACACCGGGCACTATGTATGGATCCGAACAAAGTTTCAGTACGTATCAGCCTAGTCCAAGTCCAGCGGGTAGTGCAACTGCTAGTCCAAGTCCTGCGGGTTACGTTGCTACACCGTCACCAAGTGGGACTGGATATACAACCAGTCCTCATGGAGCATTCGCCACTCCATCGCCTATGGGTTACAGTCCTATGACACCAG GAGTAGCAGGAAGTCCGTACAATCCGCAAACTCCTGGAGCAGGTTTAGATAGTGGTGTTGGGTCTGGTATGATTGGTAACAGTGAATGGCATACAACAGACATTGAAGTACGCATTCGTGGTTCTCATCCTGATCCAGCACTAGCAGGACAGCAAGGTGTTATACGTGGAATTTCT GCTGGAATGTGTGCCGTCTTTCTACCCGTCGAAGACAGAGTTGTTAATTTAGTTTGCGATCAATTGGAACCTGTAGTACCGTCGAGAGGAGATCGGGTTAAAGTGATAGTTGGCGAGGAACGAGAAGCTGTTGGAACTTTACTCTCTATAGATAATCAAGAAGGTGTCGTCAAATTGAATACCGACGAAGTTAAGATGTTGCATTTGcgatttttatgtaaaatgaaGTCATCCTAA